In Nocardia yunnanensis, one DNA window encodes the following:
- a CDS encoding immunity 49 family protein, producing MIEVPRHDIDARSIREVDAGSVAPVVSLARLPARPDGPNFSRSMDGTLLARMLVTDPAAQRPRTWCFAHATEQTVTRRFRAPGIEYGFDRHGKVSGWRAAFWWALIARDVDAMGELVDYPVDRLREFGNGAFDDYHYEWAALLQQAWRYGPKTVYAATRALPVTSRLGAQQVTEFLHRPALDLFLRLADGDSEGFDWQLTQSLRLHRTFFDTPTWCHDPEAVFSLPLLALCCWARDLGYRTPLRSPYLPATFIDRPDWPHSPELADELSRVESARTRATG from the coding sequence ATGATCGAGGTGCCGCGGCACGATATCGACGCCAGATCGATTCGGGAGGTGGACGCGGGGTCGGTGGCGCCGGTCGTGTCCCTGGCGCGGCTGCCCGCGCGACCCGACGGCCCCAACTTCTCCCGCTCCATGGACGGCACCCTGCTGGCCCGCATGCTCGTGACCGATCCCGCGGCTCAACGCCCCCGCACCTGGTGTTTCGCCCACGCCACCGAGCAGACCGTCACGCGCCGCTTCCGCGCACCCGGCATCGAATACGGCTTCGACCGCCACGGCAAGGTCTCCGGCTGGCGCGCCGCCTTCTGGTGGGCGCTCATCGCCCGCGACGTCGACGCCATGGGCGAGCTCGTCGACTACCCCGTCGACCGGCTCCGCGAATTCGGCAACGGCGCCTTCGACGACTACCACTACGAATGGGCCGCCCTCCTGCAGCAGGCGTGGCGCTACGGCCCCAAAACCGTCTACGCCGCCACCCGAGCCCTCCCCGTCACCAGCCGCCTCGGCGCCCAGCAGGTCACCGAATTCCTCCACCGCCCCGCCCTCGACCTGTTCCTGCGCCTGGCCGACGGCGACTCCGAAGGCTTCGACTGGCAACTCACCCAATCCCTCCGCCTGCACCGCACCTTCTTCGACACCCCCACCTGGTGCCACGACCCCGAAGCCGTCTTCTCCCTCCCCCTCCTCGCCCTCTGCTGCTGGGCCCGAGACCTCGGCTACCGCACCCCCCTCCGCTCCCCCTACCTCCCCGCCACCTTCATAGACCGCCCCGACTGGCCCCACTCCCCCGAACTAGCCGACGAACTCTCCCGCGTCGAATCCGCCCGAACCCGCGCCACCGGCTGA